The DNA window CGGGTCTGGGAACTGTCCAAGGCCAATTCGCGATTTGCCACTAACTTCTACCAGCACCTGGCAGACTCCAAGAATGACAACGACAACATTTTCCTGTCACCCTTGAGCATCTCCACTGCTTTTGCTATGACCAAGCTGGGTGCCTGTAACGACACTCTCAAGCAGCTGATGGAGGTACAGTGTAaagccctcttcctctttccttgcggggggggggggggagcgtctCTTGGATCTCCTTATGTCGCACATCTGCTCGTCTAGGGGATCTCACTGTGGGTTATGATTTTCTTTGAATCAGTATTTCATGTGTTaggataatttttcttttttttttaatgatttttttttatgtgcactggtattttgcctgcatgtgtgtctgttggatcctctggaagtggggttagagacagttgtgagctgccatgtgggtgctgggaattgaaccctggtcctctggaaagacACCCAGTGATCTTaattgctcagccatctctccagtccaggattcttttcctttctttctttctttctttctttctttctttctttctttctttctttctttctttctttctttaataactCTAGTTTTTGAgagttttgagggttttttttctgtgtagcccagggtgacCCCAAACTTACTCTATGTAGCTCtagttggtcttgaacttgtgatgatTGCCTGGCCTCAGCTTCATGAATAGAAGAATTACAAATGTTAGCTATCATGTGGCTAACTAGGCAAGGAGTTATTACCTGGATGTCTTCCTCATAAATGTTTCCTATTCTCTCCCATATAAAATGGTTTTTACTTGTTATTATTTGAGGGGAGCACACACACGCATCCATGTacatgaagtcagaggacaactttcaggagccagttccttcctccttccttattGATGGAGGTCCCTCATTTCTGCACACTGCATGGTCCAGGCTGCCCTGCAAGCTTCCAGGAGACCTCTATTCCGTATTGCTATAGGggtgttgggattatagatgcAAGACTATATGTGGCTTttttgtgggttccagggaccaaGCACAGATTGTCAAGCTTGATAAGCAATGCTTTTATCTGCTAACTTATCTTGCTAGCTCACATTGTGTGCTATTCATAAACAGGAGAAGGCTGGGATTACCACTCCCTTTTCagtcatattttctctctctctccccctcctcttcctcatctttcttcttcttcttcttcttcttcttcttcttcttcttcttcttcttcttcttcttcttcttcttcttcttcttcttcttcttcttcttcttcttcttcttcttcttcttctccttcctcttctccttcctcttcttctccttcctcttcttcttcctcttcttcttcttcctcttcttcttcctcttcttcttcctcttcttcttcctctcctcctccccctcctcctcctcctcttcctcttcctcctcctccttctctctctttctgtcattCATTTTTAAGACAATGTCTCACAATGCTTCACTCATGTTGTTCTTGAACTTGGGGTCCTCTTGTCtctacttctcaagtgctgggattgcaggtgtgtactATGTCCAGTTATTTGTATATTCATTCATTTGACCATTtgtatgttggttttttttttttaatctagcacTATCTCTATGCTGGGGCCATATGCTGGGTGAATATCCTATTCCCTGCCCTGGTTAGGGAAAGACAATTTGCCATCCAGTGAACTGAAGCAGATTGGCTCTTGGGGTCGATTCTAGggctctatatctctatatagtGAGCCCTGGATCCCAGGAAGCTGAGAAGCCACAAAGAAACAGACTGTTTGGAGCTATGGGCAGTAATGATCACTTCAGTACTGCCACCGGTTTTTGGCAGGTCAGGGAAGAAGAGGTTGGCCCTGGTATCACTCTAAACCGTGGCTGGAAACACGAGATCCTTACTCTGCCCTTGGCTTTCTTCAGGTGGGATCTCACTATGGAAACAAAGATAAGTGACAGGGAGGCAGAAGCCCCTGCAGCATGTCATACAGTGTCCTCAGAACCAAGACACGGATGTCTGGAGTTAGGAaggtttcctttcctctcctcaagAGGTCAGTTCCACTGAACACCACTCATGTGTTCAGGCGCAGGCATGCGGCTCTGTATTCTGCATCTGCTGTCCCCAGCACAGCACACAAGAGACTGTCCTTGCTGCATTCTGTGTTCCTGATGCTCTTGTGAATGAATGGCGGATGGCAGCACATTAGAACTCCCCCTGAGGCATTCGTACACACGACATCAGTCTCAAGCATCTCCTTATAGTCTGTTGCTGTTCCCTGAATGTGAGCTTAAACATAACCTTCCCTATAAAAACCAACAAGAGCTGGagacgtggctcagtggtagagcacttggccAGTAATATGCAGAACTCGGGGGTTACTCTCTATTGgtgcaaaataaaaccagaaagaaaaaccCACCAGAGGCAGAACAACATTGCTAATCCACACACGTCCTCTGAGTCCCTTCTACATATCTTACAATTTATGATGTCAAATACAGAAAAATGGGtatgattttctttctctagagCAAAGAGAAACTTATAGAGCTTTTAGTCACAGATAAAAGGAGACCTGTGAGAAGGCCAATTGGTAAAGTGCTTTGCCTTGCATGTACCAAGTCCTGAATTTGAGCTCTAGAACCTATATACACAGGCATGGTGCACATTTGTTAGCTCCAGGGAGGTAGAGATAGGCAGATAGACCCCTTGCCAGGCAGCCATCTTACCCTAGTCAGCTAGCTCTAGACCAGTGAGAGCCCCTGACTTACAAAGTGGGAAGGTgggtctggagagacagctcagaggttaaaagagctcccctctcttccagaggacccagattagaTGCCTATCACCCACGTCTGACAGCTTATAACTACCTGCAACCCCAGCTCCACAAAGTCCAGTGCCGTCTTCTGGCCCCTTGAGGCACTCACATCTACGAGACACTTTTTCACCACCCCAAAATaaatacagttttttaaaaaaaggaaaagaagaaggtggGTGGTACCTGAGTAACAATATTCGAGCTCGTCCTCTAACCTctctgcacatgtgcatacatgcccACGTggtcatgggcacacacacaaacacagagtgcTTATCAGGACACCAGGAAAACTTAAGAGAATAAAACCAAAAGGCCTTTTCCACCTGAGGAGTGAGCACTGAGAGCTGCGGGAAGCAGCCTCACCATTTTGTGCTGGTGATGAAGAAGGTGGTTGTGTGGGTCTATGGCAGCTTCTACGGCTCTGACTGGCATGTGTGTGGTTCCTAAGCCCCTTCTAACCCTGAGACTCTGATTCTGGGTTCATTTATTCCCTTCTGACACAATCTTTTCTTCTCTCAGCCCTTCTACAACCTGTATTCCAGAGGCCCCAAGAATGCCGACCCACGCAAATGCTGTGAGAACGTTGCGAGGAGGTGTACTACCTTGGTTCCTTTAGGTATCTGTAATTACCAAGAGGACGTCTCCCTTCACAGTGAGAAAGCACCCTGCATTGGTCTACAGCCCCTTAAAGACCCGGTGGCGTTCCTGTCTCTTGTTCCTTCCCAATTATGTTTcctgtcttttgttctttttttcttgcatATTTGTTTTTAGAACATGAGCTGAGTGTCTAtgctgtgccaggcactgtgctggaGTGAGCTAACAGCTGAGATGGCCCTTGGACCAGCACTGTATTCTGCACCCATGGTAACTGACTGTCCAACCACACCACCACCATTTTCTTTTTGTCATCTATAGGTTTTTAAATTTGATACCATCTCCGAGAAGACATCCGACCAGATCCACTTCTTCTTTGCCAAACTGAACTGCCGACTCTATCGAAAAGCCAACAAGTCCTCTGACTTGGTATCAGCCAACCGCCTTTTTGGAGACAAATCCCTCACCTTCAACGAGAGCTATCAAGATGTTAGTGAGGTTGTCTATGGAGCCAAGCTCCAGCCCCTGGACTTCAAGGTGAGTTGTAGGTGACAGAGTCCCTGCCACTCGCACTAAGAAGggagaggaacaggatccagagGAACACGACCCTACTTGCCAATGGCTGGTGACAAATCAGAAGCCACAGCACACACCCTTGGTTAAGGCTTCACAGAGCCACGGTCCTCAAGCGTTCAGATATAGAGGCTACTCTTTAAACACTGTACAAGGGATTACTTTTTCATTTCATCTACCAAGTTCAGATATGTCATGGTCAAATAAAATTGGTGCATGATGCATGTTCCATGCTCCCTCGGAGATTCAGGAAGCACACGAGCCTAGTAAGTGTTTTGAGGAAGTAATACAGCAAAGAAattccttgatttctgttgtAGGAAAACTCCTCTAAAAGGAAGCATTTCATTGGGGGGCTTAATTACAACCTCAGAGCGTTAGTCATTTCctttatggcaggaagcatggcggcaggaagcatggcggcagacaggcaggcatgggcTTCAGAATTTACTTTCTAATTCATAGGCAGACAGAGAAATTGAGAGATGCTAGGACTGGCAAAGCCCATTCCCAGTTATGCATCTAATCCTCTTAATTCTTTTCAGAAATCCTTAATCAAAGGGGGACTAAGCGGGCACATTTATGAGCCtctggggccattttcattcaaatctcCACAGCATCTTTCtgtcagcattttcttttcttttctttctaccccATCCCCCATGTCCAAgcccccagacagggttttactatgtatccctgactgacttggaactcaactctgtagaccatgctggcctccgACTCTCAGAGATATGCCTTCCGAGTACTGGAATTAGAGGTGTGAGCCACCGCTAGCTGGTCAGCgttgtctacatttctttgaCTACAGGGCGCTTGGCCCCTCCCATCTTCTTAACCTTATTTCTTCCCACAGACTGGAGATGATGCTTCTCTGAGTTTAGGGTTTCCAGAGTCAGAGTAGGTACCATCCTTACCTTCCATCCGCCAGCCTGTCTGCCCCTTTCATCTGCCCTgtgtctcctcctctttcttctgctGCTTATAACATTTATTGATGGGCTGGGCTCTGAGTGTGAGCCCTGTCGTGACAAAGGATTAAGtgcatggaaaaacaaaacagccgggtgtggtggcacacgcctttaatcccagcacttgggaggcagaggcaggaagatttctgagttcgaggccagcctggtctacagagtgagttccaggacagccagggctatacagagaaaccctgtcttgaaaaaccaaaaaaaaaaaaaaaaaaaaaaaaaaaaaagaaagaaaaaaggaaaaacaaaacaaaacaaaacaaaacacagtgacTGTATCGGGCGACTGAGGGCTCCTCGGTGTGGGTTAAAGCAATGGcttcccttttttgtttgttttgtttgtttgtttgtttttcaagacagggtttctctgtgtacccctggctgtcctggaactcactctgtagaccagggtggcctcgaactcagaaatcctcctgcctctgcctcccgagtgctgggattaaaggcgtgcgccaccactgcctggcaaagtgATGGCTTCTTAACCAATCATGGGAAAAGAACGAGCAAATGGCGGGCAACGGAAATGCTGTATTGAGAACTTGACAGTCAGAGCTAACGAGTCGAATAGGTGGGtagattattttctgttttccttagGAGAATCCGGAGCAATCCAGAGTGACCATCAACAACTGGGTAGCTAATAAGACTGAAGGCCGCATCAAAGATGTCATCCCACAGGGCGCCATTAACGAGCTCACTGCCCTGGTTCTGGTTAACACCATTTACTTCAAGGTACGTCAGCTGGTCCTGGAGGGCTGACAGGGACTTCTTCTCACTATTACTCTATTAAGCACGTGTAGTCAAATCCCTCCTGAAATGGTCCATGCACGGTCTAGGCAACCATATAAATTTGCTGAAAGCCCAGAGGTCCAGAGGCTTAGTAGTGTCCCCAGGCTGGGGCAGACTATGTGAACGTACTAACTGAGGATTCTTCAAGATGTGACAAATTTTCACACTTGTGTGACAATTTCTGCCATtcaattaatattttcttttcttttttaaatttcaagactgggtattatgtagccctggctgacctggaacttgctaagtagGCCTGGCCTTGTGTTCAcagagagattcacctgcctctgtctcccgagtgctgggattagaggcaggtCCGTTAATGTatttaaaatcagaaaataaatgattttactGACAACCATCAGCGATAGAGTTCCCCACTGCCAAGAGCAATTTCTACTTAACATGTCCCCTAGGGGTTCGGAAGCTCCCGGTGCTGGGCTACCCAGAATAAGAAGGGGCCTGGGACAGTACCATGTTATGGCTTGTTTCCTCACAGAGCCCAGGGTTCTGAGAACTGCTTCAGTCTGATTTCAATTGAAAcagagcagggggaggatatTGGAACAAATGCTATCAGCACTCTGGAGGACTGTCCCTGCAGAGCTGTTTGCATTCCTCCTTTCTCCATGTGGCCTGGAGACTTAGCCAGCCATGGCTATTGTCAGTCACTGCCTCTTGGAGCCTCCCTTTCCCCAGAACAGAGTAGACTGCATTTCCACAGTGTGTCGTTTGTTACCCCTTACAGTTTATGCGGCAACTTGCTATTTATTAATATTCTAGATCGTCATACCACTGAGAGTGAGACCGTGGGCTTTTTGTGCCAtatgatttctttgttttaaagattgGCTCCTCATTTCTAAGTGTATGAAGTCATGTGAATTATTGGGGAGTTACTGGGAACTTTCCTATGGCCTATTTCTGCATGTATAAAATGGTAATGAGGATTCGCCTACTTTATAGGCTTACCAAAAGGGTTCGAGTAGGTAACACAGGTGACATACTTAGGTGTTATACATGCTTAGAGCACACAGTTAACATTGTAAAGTCATTGGCTCTTTCTAGTACCTAACTTGTGGGTGAGAAACCACCTCTCAGAAGGGTTAACTGACTTATCTCAAAGAGCCAGAGAACCATAAGGAATGAGGTAGGAAGCCAGCCAGGAGCCATTCCCCTCCTGGCAGGACTTCCAGACAAATCGCAGGGATTGCTGTCTGagtctggcctctaactcagcAGGGACAAAGCACAGAGTTCTGAAGATCGGCTCTGGCAAAGAGGCTGATAGAGAGCAGACAACACGAGGCAGGATGAACCTGCAAAGGAGAGTGTAGGTTATTCTAAGGGTTAGACTCTCctgacttaaaacaacaacaacaacaacaacaacacaatatcaggctggcaagatggctcagctggtaaaggtgctGTCACCATACCTGGCAACCTGAGTCCCATCGTGGAGCCCACATGGTAGGAGGAAAGAACCGTTTCCTGAATGCTGATAAATTGTCCTTTGATGTCCACATACTCATAGTGGCACACTCCTCCtctcaaatgttaaaaaaaaaaggtaatattgatggaaatacaaaaaaaaaaaaaaaaacccacagaatgaGACACACATAAATAACTGTACCACTCAGATATAGACATTAGCCTTTTAATGCATATTTACTTTTTTCTAATAACTACATTTATATGTTGATGCAATCAGATAATATGGTTATGTCCCATATCAATAAGTATCCTGGTAGGATATTTTTGTTCTTGCTTTATGATTCTCCCACTTGACATCTTTCAGGGCCTGTGGAAGTCAAAGTTCAGCCCTGAGAACACAAGGAAGGAACCGTTCTATAAGGTCGATGGGCAGTCATGCCCAGTGCCTATGATGTACCAGGAAGGCAAATTCAAATACCGGCGCGTGGCAGAGGGCACCCAGGTGCTAGAGCTGCCCTTCAAGGGGGATGACATCACCATGGTGCTCATCCTGCCCAAGCCTGAGAAGAGCCTGGCCAAGGTGGAGCAGGAGCTCACCCCAGAGCTGCTGCAGGAGTGGCTGGATGAGCTGTCAGAGACTATGCTTGTGGTCCACATGCCCCGCTTCCGCACCGAGGATGGCTTCAGTCTGAAGGAGCAGCTGCAAGACATGGGCCTCATTGATCTCTTCAGCCCTGAAAAGTCCCAACTCCCAGGTTGGTATAGGAGAGATGTGCTTGCCTCCTTTCCACTCCAAGGTGGTTTAACCAAAAGTGAGAGAATCCAGGAAAGTCCAGGGAAGAGTGCCAAGTCAGGGCACCAGGATTCTGATCATGGCTCTGTGCTAAGCTCAGGGTGATCCCTTGCCCTTCTAAACCTCCCTGTGAAAGAGAGTTTGCTCTTGTTTCCAGGAGTCCAACAAGTATGTCTGTCACCCCCGGGATCTGTATCTAACAGGGGAGATCAAACCAGGTGGGGAAGAATTCGGAAAAGCATTGGAATTCAAAGAAACAGACATTAAAAGCAATGCATATTGAgacctataattccagtactggGGGGTAGGGTAGAACAcagagtgttccaggacagcctgggctatagaacaAGATCTTGtcccaaaagtaaataaaatagagcCTAGAGAGacatctcagcagttaagagcctgtAGTATTATCATTGCAGAAGACTCAGGGTCAGCTTCCAGACTCCACGGTAGACAGCTCATGaccccacaggcacctgcactcatgtgcgcacacacacacacacacacacacacagacacacacagacacacaaacagacacacacacagacacacaaacagacacagacacacatacacagacacacacagacacatacacacagccacacatacacagccacacacagacacagccatacacacacacacacacacacacacagacacacacacagacacacacacacacagacacacacagacacacaaacagacacacacacagacacacaaacagacacacacacacacacacacacacacacacacagccacacatacacagccacacacagacacagccatacacacacagacacacacagacacacacacacacagacacacacacacagacacacacacacacagacacacacacacacacagagacacacacacacacaatcttgaataagataaaaatgtgatagtaaattaaaattaaaaacaaaccttagctgggcatggaggcgcatgcctttaatggcagcactcgggaggcaaaggcaggcagatttctgaattcgaggccagcctggtctacagagtgagttccagaacagccagggctacacagagaaaccctgtctcaaaacaaacaaacaaacaaacaaacaaacaaacaaacaaaacaaaaacccccaaacaacaaaacaaaaaacccaaacaaacaaaacaaaacaacaacaacaaaccccagcacttgagaggcagaggcaggaagatctctgagttcgatggaggtcagcttgattttttttttgggggggggaggttcaagacagggtttctctgtgtagccctggctgtcctagaactcactctgtagaccagactggcctcaaactcagaaatctgcctgcctctgcctcacaagcgctgggattataggtatgcaccaccacgcccggcataagGTCAGCTTGATTTAGAGAGTAAGTTTCTGgatagtcaaggctacacagagaaacccagtcttaaaaaaaacaaaataagccaggcgtggtggcacacgcctttaatcccagcactcgggaggcagaggcaggcagatttctgagttcgaggtcagcctggtctacaaagtgggttccaggacagccagagctatatagagaaaccctgtctcaaaaaacaaaacaaacaaacaaacaaaaaacaaaaaaaaagaaaagaaaaaaaacaaaataagtaagtaaataaatagttaaTTTAACTCAAGTTGTCAGGGTTAGTGGCACATTCCCTTACCCGATGAGCAATCTCATTGGCCCGCAGAGCTGGGTTCAGTGGCACACAATTGTAATCTCAGCCCTCCAGGCTGGGGC is part of the Mus musculus strain C57BL/6J chromosome 1, GRCm38.p6 C57BL/6J genome and encodes:
- the Serpinc1 gene encoding antithrombin-III isoform 1 precursor (isoform 1 precursor is encoded by transcript variant 1), which translates into the protein MYSPGAGSGAAGERKLCLLSLLLIGALGCAICHGNPVDDICIAKPRDIPVNPLCIYRSPGKKATEEDGSEQKVPEATNRRVWELSKANSRFATNFYQHLADSKNDNDNIFLSPLSISTAFAMTKLGACNDTLKQLMEVFKFDTISEKTSDQIHFFFAKLNCRLYRKANKSSDLVSANRLFGDKSLTFNESYQDVSEVVYGAKLQPLDFKENPEQSRVTINNWVANKTEGRIKDVIPQGAINELTALVLVNTIYFKGLWKSKFSPENTRKEPFYKVDGQSCPVPMMYQEGKFKYRRVAEGTQVLELPFKGDDITMVLILPKPEKSLAKVEQELTPELLQEWLDELSETMLVVHMPRFRTEDGFSLKEQLQDMGLIDLFSPEKSQLPGIVAGGRDDLYVSDAFHKAFLEVNEEGSEAAASTSVVITGRSLNPNRVTFKANRPFLVLIREVALNTIIFMGRVANPCVN
- the Serpinc1 gene encoding antithrombin-III isoform 2 (isoform 2 is encoded by transcript variant 2), which encodes MTKLGACNDTLKQLMEVFKFDTISEKTSDQIHFFFAKLNCRLYRKANKSSDLVSANRLFGDKSLTFNESYQDVSEVVYGAKLQPLDFKENPEQSRVTINNWVANKTEGRIKDVIPQGAINELTALVLVNTIYFKGLWKSKFSPENTRKEPFYKVDGQSCPVPMMYQEGKFKYRRVAEGTQVLELPFKGDDITMVLILPKPEKSLAKVEQELTPELLQEWLDELSETMLVVHMPRFRTEDGFSLKEQLQDMGLIDLFSPEKSQLPGIVAGGRDDLYVSDAFHKAFLEVNEEGSEAAASTSVVITGRSLNPNRVTFKANRPFLVLIREVALNTIIFMGRVANPCVN